Proteins encoded by one window of Acipenser ruthenus unplaced genomic scaffold, fAciRut3.2 maternal haplotype, whole genome shotgun sequence:
- the LOC131732011 gene encoding ribosomal RNA-processing protein 7 homolog A-like has product MAPTRKQHASLGFEIPSGFTAIPVKFQLTSKSHHYLYVKEHRVRSENNTRRPLDRTLFVLNIPPYCPEECLYRILSPCGLIQSIELKEKPGPEEEPEPEPAPSKHFRTQSSKGFLVAYVVFKKASSVTAAKKLRPKEAIVLSTEKQPIKTGLQRWVSQYSSASLLQADELQAEVDAFMQAHDKRVAEESARLAEGDGVPDGEGWVKVTRGGRRPALPRTEAANLRAVEAERRRRAKKELLNFYTWQHRESKREHIAELRKKFEEDKQRIAMMREQRKFKPY; this is encoded by the exons ATGGCACCCACCAGGAAGCAACACGCGAGTTTGGGGTTTGAAATACCATCCGGATTTACAG CGATCCCAGTAAAGTTTCAGCTGACCAGTAAGTCCCACCATTACCTTTATGTGAAGGAGCACAGGGTGCGATCTGAGAACAACACCAGAAGGCCGCTGGACAGGACTCTCTTTGTGCTCAACATCCCCCCCTATTGCCCGGAG gaATGTTTGTACCGAATTCTGTCCCCCTGCGGTCTGATCCAGTCCATAGAACTGAAGGAGAAGCCCGGCCCAGAAGAggaaccagaaccagaaccagcaCCTTCCAAACACTTCAGAACCCAGAGCAGCAAG GGGTTCCTCGTGGCTTACGTGGTTTTTAAAAAAGCCTCCAGTGTGACAGCGGCCAAAAAACTGAGACCGAAAGAAGCCATTGTTCTGTCGACGGAGAAACAACCAATCAAAACAGGCCTGCAGA GGTGGGTGTCACAGTACAGCAGCGCCTCCCTTCTGCAGGCTGATGAACTGCAGGCTGAGGTTGATGCTTTCATGCAGGCTCACGACAAGAGAGTGGCGGAG gagtcCGCTCGCCTCGCGGAGGGAGACGGGGTCCCGGACGGGGAGGGCTGGGTGAAGGTGACTCGAGGGGGGCGTCGCCCGGCCCTCCCCCGAACCGAGGCGGCCAATCTGAGAGCCGTGGAGGCGGAGCGTCGGAGGAGAGCCAAGAAAGAGCTGCTCAACTTCTACACCTGGCAGCAccgagagagcaagagagagc ACATCGCAGAGCTGAGGAAGAAGTTTGAAGAAGACAAGCAGAGGATCGCGATGATGAGAGAGCAGAGGAAATTCAAACCTtactga
- the LOC117969896 gene encoding serine hydrolase-like protein isoform X2, with protein MFQLARRLSISSMGQKVTELRFPVPWGHIAAKSWGPREGRPVLCLHGWLDNANSFDRLIPLLPQECRCLAIDFPGHGLSSHRSPGAHYSFPAYVNDVLRVAKALEWKTFSILGHSMGGNVACLDEIPRLVRKGMEEMLGYESEARPGKVYPPEEACQRLLSANSSLCEESALILLQRGSTEVPGGLVFNRDFRLNLTNIARVTLEQSLQLQKRITASVLIVLAEEGIPKNAILNPDKLLQGFRDSLGESHFRLESVPGNHHVHLNQPEKVSPIVGRFLSSPAWSSSIESAAKL; from the exons tcacagAACTGCGATTTCCTGTCCCATGGGGCCACATCGCCGCCAAGTCCTGGGGTCCTCGTGAGGGGCGTCCGGTTCTGTGCCTGCATGGCTGGTTGGACAACGCCAACTCTTTCGACAGGCTAATACCACTGCTACCTCAAG AATGCCGTTGTCTAGCAATAGATTTCCCAGGACATGGACTCTCATCACACAGATCTCCTGGAGCCCATTACAGCTTCCCAGCCTATGTGAACGACGTTCTCAGAGTAGCTAAAG CGTTAGAATGGAAGACGTTTTCAATTCTGGGTCACAGCATGG GTGGCAACGTGGCTTGTTTG gaTGAAATCCCCCGGCTGGTTCGTAAAGGAATGGAGGAGATGTTGGGGTACGAGAGCGAGGCGAGGCCAGGGAAAGTCTACCCCCCCGAGGAGGCGTGTCAGAG gctCCTCTCTGCTAACTCCTCCCTGTGTGAGGAATCAGCTCTCATCCTGCTGCAGAGAGGCAGCACCGAGGTGCCCggag ggctTGTATTTAACCGTGATTTCCGACTTAACCTG ACAAACATCGCGAGGGTAACTCTAGAGCAGAGCCTGCAGTTACAGAAGAGAATCACCGCCAGTGTCCTCATTGTGCT ggCCGAGGAGGGAATTCCGAAAAACGCAATATTGAACCCGGATAAGCTGCTGCAGGGATTTCGAGACTCGCTCGGAGAG tctcATTTCCGTTTGGAGTCAGTTCCAGGGAACCACCACGTGCATCTCAACCAGCCCGAGAAAGTGTCCCCGATCGTGGGGAGATTCCTGAGCAGCCCTGCATGGAGCTCCAGCATCGAAAGCGCTGCCAAACTGTGA
- the LOC117969896 gene encoding serine hydrolase-like protein isoform X1, with amino-acid sequence MFQLARRLSISSMGQKVTELRFPVPWGHIAAKSWGPREGRPVLCLHGWLDNANSFDRLIPLLPQECRCLAIDFPGHGLSSHRSPGAHYSFPAYVNDVLRVAKALEWKTFSILGHSMGGNVACLFSALFPEMVDKLVILDAYGFLPTEADEIPRLVRKGMEEMLGYESEARPGKVYPPEEACQRLLSANSSLCEESALILLQRGSTEVPGGLVFNRDFRLNLTNIARVTLEQSLQLQKRITASVLIVLAEEGIPKNAILNPDKLLQGFRDSLGESHFRLESVPGNHHVHLNQPEKVSPIVGRFLSSPAWSSSIESAAKL; translated from the exons tcacagAACTGCGATTTCCTGTCCCATGGGGCCACATCGCCGCCAAGTCCTGGGGTCCTCGTGAGGGGCGTCCGGTTCTGTGCCTGCATGGCTGGTTGGACAACGCCAACTCTTTCGACAGGCTAATACCACTGCTACCTCAAG AATGCCGTTGTCTAGCAATAGATTTCCCAGGACATGGACTCTCATCACACAGATCTCCTGGAGCCCATTACAGCTTCCCAGCCTATGTGAACGACGTTCTCAGAGTAGCTAAAG CGTTAGAATGGAAGACGTTTTCAATTCTGGGTCACAGCATGG GTGGCAACGTGGCTTGTTTG TTCAGTGCGCTGTTTCCAGAGATGGTGGATAAGCTGGTCATACTGGATGCCTACGGATTCTTACCCACAGAGGCT gaTGAAATCCCCCGGCTGGTTCGTAAAGGAATGGAGGAGATGTTGGGGTACGAGAGCGAGGCGAGGCCAGGGAAAGTCTACCCCCCCGAGGAGGCGTGTCAGAG gctCCTCTCTGCTAACTCCTCCCTGTGTGAGGAATCAGCTCTCATCCTGCTGCAGAGAGGCAGCACCGAGGTGCCCggag ggctTGTATTTAACCGTGATTTCCGACTTAACCTG ACAAACATCGCGAGGGTAACTCTAGAGCAGAGCCTGCAGTTACAGAAGAGAATCACCGCCAGTGTCCTCATTGTGCT ggCCGAGGAGGGAATTCCGAAAAACGCAATATTGAACCCGGATAAGCTGCTGCAGGGATTTCGAGACTCGCTCGGAGAG tctcATTTCCGTTTGGAGTCAGTTCCAGGGAACCACCACGTGCATCTCAACCAGCCCGAGAAAGTGTCCCCGATCGTGGGGAGATTCCTGAGCAGCCCTGCATGGAGCTCCAGCATCGAAAGCGCTGCCAAACTGTGA